A single Acidaminococcales bacterium DNA region contains:
- a CDS encoding aldehyde dehydrogenase family protein, whose translation MTQNKPPTCLNYIGGQWKAAISGETMASSNPAKPQELVGYAQKSSLADLDDAVNAAKMAKDVWRKTASPVRGEYLERTADILEKRLQEIAETTTREMGKSLPEAKGETIRGIALLRYYAGEGMYKTGDVIPTTDGEAFMFTDRVPLGVVGVITPWNFPVSIPIWKMAPALAYGNTIVIKTAQEAAVTGSKVIECFADAGFPDGVINMVTGSGSVIGQGIIDHPDINAITFTGSNAVGKRVAAGAAARGAKYQLEMGGKNPVIVAADADLNLAVEATVSGAFRSTGQKCTATSRAIIHRQVYELFKEKLLKRIQKLKIGYGLDTDTWMGPVANKDQLQTVLAYIEKGKEEGATLLCGGKRCDTEKLKYGYFVEPTVFENVRKDMTIFREEIFGPVLALVKFDSIEEALQIANDVKYGLSASIFTRDIGTMFHFIKDMEAGLVRINAESAGLELQAPFGGLKESSSYSREQGQGAKEFFTSTRTIYVKP comes from the coding sequence ATGACGCAAAACAAACCGCCTACATGCCTGAACTATATCGGCGGACAGTGGAAAGCTGCCATTTCGGGCGAAACAATGGCAAGCAGCAATCCCGCAAAGCCGCAGGAGCTGGTTGGCTATGCGCAAAAATCGTCGCTTGCGGATTTGGATGATGCGGTAAACGCCGCTAAAATGGCAAAAGATGTTTGGAGAAAAACAGCAAGTCCAGTTAGGGGCGAATATTTAGAACGGACAGCTGACATTTTAGAAAAGCGGCTGCAAGAAATCGCCGAAACAACGACCCGTGAAATGGGAAAAAGTTTGCCAGAGGCCAAAGGCGAAACAATTCGTGGAATTGCCCTGCTGCGATATTATGCCGGCGAGGGAATGTATAAGACAGGCGACGTTATTCCCACTACCGATGGAGAGGCCTTTATGTTCACTGACCGTGTGCCGCTTGGCGTAGTCGGCGTAATAACGCCGTGGAACTTTCCGGTTTCTATTCCTATTTGGAAAATGGCGCCGGCGCTGGCCTACGGAAATACCATAGTGATAAAAACGGCTCAAGAAGCGGCCGTGACAGGCAGCAAAGTTATAGAATGTTTTGCCGACGCCGGATTTCCGGACGGAGTGATTAATATGGTGACCGGAAGCGGCTCGGTTATCGGCCAAGGGATCATTGACCATCCGGACATTAACGCCATTACCTTTACCGGCTCCAATGCGGTCGGCAAGCGGGTAGCAGCCGGCGCGGCCGCCCGCGGAGCCAAATATCAGCTGGAAATGGGTGGGAAAAATCCGGTAATTGTCGCGGCGGACGCCGATCTGAATCTGGCCGTAGAGGCAACGGTGAGCGGCGCTTTCCGTTCAACCGGACAAAAGTGCACTGCTACAAGTCGGGCGATAATCCATCGGCAAGTATATGAACTTTTTAAAGAAAAATTACTAAAGCGAATTCAGAAGCTCAAAATTGGTTATGGGTTAGATACAGATACCTGGATGGGGCCGGTCGCGAACAAGGATCAGTTGCAAACCGTCTTGGCATATATTGAGAAAGGCAAAGAAGAAGGGGCCACATTGCTGTGCGGAGGCAAACGCTGTGATACGGAAAAACTAAAATACGGGTATTTTGTCGAGCCCACAGTATTTGAAAACGTAAGAAAGGATATGACTATATTCCGGGAAGAAATCTTTGGCCCGGTATTGGCTTTGGTAAAGTTTGATTCTATAGAGGAAGCCTTGCAAATAGCTAATGACGTGAAATATGGTTTGAGCGCTTCCATCTTTACCAGAGATATTGGGACCATGTTTCACTTTATCAAAGACATGGAGGCGGGTTTGGTGCGTATTAACGCTGAAAGCGCCGGATTGGAATTGCAGGCTCCTTTTGGCGGGCTGAAAGAATCTAGCTCCTATTCCCGTGAGCAGGGGCAAGGAGCTAAAGAATTTTTTACGTCGACGCGGACAATTTACGTGAAACCATGA
- a CDS encoding CapA family protein, which translates to MAKVSIVAAGDSFITQRLPQDIHFAELKEYIQAHDVRFTNFEVLLHDFEVYPAPVSGGTWAAARPEVLQDIKQLGFNMMTWANNHTIDWNIDGILTTMNHLDKNKCIHAGVGRNLAEASQPRYLDAAQGRVALLGVTSTISEWGMASAQRPDVLGRPGANALRYQAIHKLYPQDFDKLKEIVEQTEVNANRILDEKEGFKKPVVGGYYVGGIRFEPGDKPGTITKMNAKDAERIVRSIHEAIRQADVVLVSHHTHERKGLAKGRPADFARDFAKLCIDSGAHAYIGHGPHIWRGIEIYKNRPIFYSLGDFIFQNDSVERQPTEFYDLYDLGAENTVSDGLDARSANETRGLAVDRKVYESALVSFTVADGKIDEVTLVPLSLGFEYGRPRRGRPQFSNKADGERILRDIADLSAEFGTEVTINDGIGKIKLK; encoded by the coding sequence ATGGCAAAGGTTTCCATCGTGGCAGCGGGGGATTCTTTTATAACGCAACGCTTGCCGCAAGATATTCATTTCGCCGAATTGAAAGAATATATACAAGCGCACGATGTACGTTTTACTAACTTTGAAGTCCTCCTGCATGATTTTGAAGTTTATCCGGCGCCAGTCAGCGGAGGCACTTGGGCGGCCGCCCGCCCGGAAGTTTTACAGGACATCAAGCAGCTTGGCTTTAATATGATGACTTGGGCAAACAATCACACGATTGACTGGAACATTGACGGCATCTTAACGACAATGAACCATCTTGATAAAAACAAGTGTATCCACGCCGGTGTTGGCAGAAACTTGGCCGAGGCGTCACAGCCGCGATATCTTGATGCTGCGCAGGGGCGCGTCGCACTGCTCGGCGTAACCTCGACGATATCGGAATGGGGCATGGCCAGCGCGCAAAGACCCGACGTGCTTGGCCGGCCCGGAGCTAACGCCCTTCGTTATCAGGCGATTCATAAACTCTATCCGCAGGATTTTGACAAGTTAAAAGAAATCGTCGAACAGACGGAAGTAAACGCCAATAGAATTTTAGATGAAAAAGAGGGCTTTAAAAAACCAGTTGTTGGCGGCTATTATGTTGGCGGTATCAGGTTCGAACCGGGCGATAAACCGGGAACTATAACTAAAATGAACGCCAAGGACGCCGAACGCATTGTCCGTTCCATACACGAAGCGATCCGGCAGGCGGATGTTGTTTTAGTCAGCCATCATACACACGAGCGGAAAGGTTTGGCGAAGGGCCGCCCGGCGGATTTTGCCCGTGATTTTGCAAAATTGTGCATTGACAGCGGCGCCCATGCTTATATCGGCCATGGCCCTCATATTTGGCGTGGCATTGAAATTTACAAAAATCGCCCGATCTTCTATAGCTTAGGGGATTTCATTTTTCAAAATGATTCTGTAGAGCGTCAACCAACGGAATTTTATGATCTATATGACCTCGGTGCGGAAAATACTGTCTCCGATGGACTGGATGCCCGCAGCGCCAATGAAACGCGCGGCCTTGCCGTAGATCGCAAAGTATATGAATCGGCTTTGGTTTCTTTTACGGTTGCAGACGGCAAAATTGATGAAGTTACGTTAGTTCCGCTTTCCTTGGGTTTCGAATACGGCAGGCCGCGGCGCGGCCGCCCGCAGTTTTCTAACAAGGCGGACGGGGAACGTATTTTGCGCGACATTGCTGATTTATCCGCAGAATTTGGCACAGAAGTCACAATAAATGACGGTATAGGAAAGATTAAACTGAAGTAA
- a CDS encoding aspartate aminotransferase family protein, whose amino-acid sequence MSLWERAKKVLPPVAARSTQLGIVEGHGSYLYGEDGRKYLDFASGVAVCNVGHNHPEVVQAIREQLGKLVHGGHNVVYYEPYVALAEEIVSMTGGDTMVYFSNSGAEANEGALKLAKYVTGRPALVAFSGAFHGRTLGAASITTSNASFRKKYEPLLPSIYFAEYPYCYRCPFGRKQENCSMECLGQFDCLFSRAVDPSQIAAMIIEPVAGEGGYIVPPAPFMQGLYEICREQGILLIFDEIQTGFGRTGKMFAYEHLKYRPDIMTCAKGIANGLPLSAIIARRDLMEQWPAGAHGGTFGGNPLACAAAKKVVEILRGGGLDNAKKMGSYLLAKLNAFKSRYKSIGDVRGTGLMLGVEFIDGEGGPNGNLVHAILDYCIGHGLILLSCGPHKHVIRFICATTVTKQEIDDGLAILEAALQTAEA is encoded by the coding sequence TTGAGTTTATGGGAACGAGCAAAAAAAGTTTTGCCGCCGGTTGCGGCCCGCTCCACCCAGCTTGGGATAGTGGAAGGCCACGGTTCCTATCTGTACGGCGAAGACGGGCGAAAATATCTTGATTTCGCTTCAGGCGTGGCGGTATGCAATGTAGGCCATAACCACCCGGAAGTTGTTCAGGCCATACGGGAACAGTTGGGCAAACTTGTGCACGGCGGCCATAACGTAGTCTATTATGAACCTTATGTTGCGTTAGCGGAAGAAATCGTATCTATGACCGGCGGCGATACGATGGTTTATTTCAGCAACTCCGGGGCGGAAGCTAACGAAGGGGCACTGAAATTGGCAAAATATGTTACCGGCCGGCCGGCTCTTGTGGCCTTCAGCGGCGCTTTCCACGGCAGAACATTAGGGGCGGCGTCAATAACCACGTCCAATGCTTCCTTTCGGAAAAAATACGAGCCGCTTTTGCCAAGTATATATTTTGCCGAATACCCGTATTGCTACCGCTGTCCGTTTGGCCGCAAACAGGAGAACTGCTCTATGGAATGCCTCGGCCAATTTGACTGTCTGTTCAGCCGGGCGGTCGACCCTTCGCAGATTGCCGCCATGATCATTGAGCCGGTAGCCGGCGAAGGCGGCTATATAGTTCCGCCGGCGCCATTTATGCAAGGATTGTACGAGATCTGCCGGGAACAAGGTATATTGCTTATATTTGACGAAATTCAGACAGGCTTTGGCCGGACGGGGAAAATGTTTGCCTACGAACACTTGAAATACCGTCCGGATATTATGACCTGCGCCAAAGGCATCGCTAACGGATTGCCGCTCAGCGCAATTATCGCCAGACGGGATTTGATGGAACAATGGCCGGCCGGGGCGCATGGCGGAACATTCGGCGGCAATCCGCTTGCTTGCGCCGCCGCCAAAAAGGTTGTTGAAATATTAAGGGGCGGCGGCCTTGACAACGCCAAAAAGATGGGTTCTTATCTTCTCGCAAAATTAAACGCGTTTAAAAGCCGTTATAAATCAATTGGGGATGTTCGCGGAACAGGGCTGATGCTGGGGGTCGAGTTCATTGACGGCGAAGGCGGCCCAAACGGAAATTTAGTACATGCCATTCTTGATTATTGCATAGGTCACGGATTGATTTTACTGTCCTGCGGACCGCACAAACACGTCATTCGCTTTATTTGCGCCACAACCGTGACAAAGCAAGAAATTGACGATGGGCTTGCCATACTGGAAGCGGCCTTGCAAACTGCGGAGGCATAG